From a single Pigmentibacter ruber genomic region:
- a CDS encoding Ppx/GppA phosphatase family protein, with product MLNLSEKKVFEKKRIAAIDVGSNSIHMLIVDMESINSFTIIASEKDQVRLAASIDDDGNLTSEALNKTIVVLRKMKEVADSLKAQVRAVGTSALREAKNSSDFVAKLYKKTGIDVEVISGHEEARLVYLGVQQGLPIHGKSTLIIDIGGGSTEIVVGQWGEERFATSLKLGCVRLTQMFLTSDPLSDEHLRALELYINTRLEPVLSEVERIGFDIAVGSSGTIKAIKSLVLGILNTPPLQTMHGSVLTAKEIWLAKEALLKAKSLKERKQLPGLDSKRAEIVVAGLFVLSSITKILGIREWTISLTALREGILFDTILRDGVWLQGDTTDVRWRSVRSFGQKFHIDEAHAFHITSFAISLFDQLLFKHNLSSAWREFLRSAAYLHECGLFIGHTGHHKHTFYFIRNASLPGFTTREMQIIATIVRYHRKRMPRESDEVYCDFDKEIQKAVNICAAILRLSVSLDRGRQGKIQEIIVRESSNSKMSLVVYLRATHDIELEMYEAAIEKKAFENVFSCALEIMLEQ from the coding sequence ATGTTAAATTTGTCGGAAAAAAAAGTGTTTGAGAAAAAAAGAATTGCAGCAATTGATGTTGGTTCTAATAGTATTCATATGCTTATTGTTGATATGGAATCAATAAATTCTTTTACAATAATTGCTTCAGAAAAAGATCAAGTTCGTTTAGCAGCATCGATTGATGACGACGGCAATTTAACATCAGAAGCATTAAATAAAACAATTGTTGTTTTAAGGAAAATGAAAGAGGTTGCAGATAGTCTAAAAGCGCAGGTAAGAGCAGTAGGTACTAGTGCGTTGCGAGAAGCAAAAAATTCTTCTGACTTTGTAGCTAAATTATATAAGAAAACAGGAATAGATGTTGAAGTTATTTCTGGGCATGAAGAAGCCAGACTTGTTTACTTAGGAGTTCAACAAGGGTTACCAATTCATGGTAAATCTACACTTATTATAGACATTGGCGGAGGTTCTACAGAAATAGTTGTGGGGCAGTGGGGTGAAGAACGCTTTGCAACTTCCCTTAAATTAGGGTGTGTACGCTTAACACAAATGTTTCTAACAAGTGATCCATTGAGTGATGAGCATTTAAGAGCACTAGAATTATATATAAATACAAGGCTAGAACCTGTTCTTTCGGAAGTTGAAAGAATTGGATTTGATATTGCAGTTGGTTCATCAGGAACAATAAAAGCTATAAAGTCACTAGTACTAGGAATTTTAAATACCCCTCCCCTTCAAACAATGCATGGATCTGTTTTAACAGCTAAAGAAATTTGGCTGGCAAAAGAAGCTCTATTAAAGGCAAAATCTTTAAAAGAAAGAAAACAACTCCCAGGTTTAGATTCTAAACGGGCTGAAATTGTGGTAGCTGGGCTGTTTGTTTTAAGTTCCATAACCAAAATTTTGGGAATTAGAGAATGGACAATATCTCTAACTGCTCTTAGAGAAGGTATCCTTTTTGATACGATATTACGTGATGGAGTATGGTTACAAGGAGACACAACCGATGTCCGTTGGCGATCAGTTCGATCCTTTGGACAAAAGTTTCATATTGATGAAGCACATGCGTTTCATATCACATCCTTTGCCATAAGTTTATTTGATCAACTGTTATTTAAACATAATTTATCAAGTGCATGGCGAGAATTTTTAAGATCTGCCGCATATTTGCATGAATGTGGGTTATTTATTGGTCATACAGGTCACCATAAACATACTTTTTATTTTATTCGAAATGCTTCTTTGCCAGGATTTACTACGCGAGAAATGCAAATAATTGCAACAATTGTTCGTTACCATAGGAAAAGGATGCCTAGAGAAAGTGATGAGGTTTATTGCGATTTTGATAAAGAAATACAGAAGGCTGTTAATATTTGCGCGGCAATTTTACGACTTTCTGTTTCTCTTGATAGAGGTCGGCAAGGTAAAATACAAGAGATTATTGTAAGAGAAAGTTCTAATAGTAAAATGAGTTTGGTTGTTTATTTAAGAGCAACACATGACATTGAACTTGAAATGTATGAAGCAGCAATTGAAAAGAAAGCCTTTGAAAATGTTTTTTCTTGTGCACTTGAAATTATGTTAGAGCAATAG
- the rnhA gene encoding ribonuclease HI translates to MKVHYTMTSQVTLYTDGACSGNPGPGGWACVLLYNEYRRRISGYEQYTTNNKMELTGVIKGLESLTRPMPVLIITDSQYVKNGFSEKWLENWQKNGWKTKSGKPVKNIELWMQLSLLQRKHNLTWQWVKGHSGNEYNDMCDELARNAIIKKSGIDEKF, encoded by the coding sequence ATGAAAGTACATTATACAATGACTTCACAAGTTACACTTTATACAGACGGTGCTTGCTCAGGAAATCCGGGTCCAGGAGGTTGGGCCTGCGTACTTTTATACAATGAATACCGAAGACGCATTTCTGGTTATGAGCAGTATACAACGAACAACAAAATGGAACTCACTGGAGTGATAAAAGGTCTTGAAAGCCTTACTCGTCCTATGCCTGTTCTTATTATCACTGATAGCCAGTATGTCAAAAATGGTTTTTCTGAAAAATGGCTTGAAAATTGGCAAAAAAATGGTTGGAAAACAAAATCCGGTAAACCTGTTAAAAATATTGAACTCTGGATGCAACTTTCACTCCTTCAAAGAAAACATAACTTAACATGGCAGTGGGTAAAAGGTCATTCAGGAAATGAGTACAATGATATGTGCGATGAACTCGCACGTAACGCTATAATTAAAAAAAGTGGTATTGATGAAAAATTTTAA
- a CDS encoding GNAT family N-acetyltransferase: protein MNSKNNHLIIYKWKNSYHKVTLEDNFSFQNFKDEIITKDEFNSFIPSSNLAEIMFKLAENDSYISSLTNLNSFVEKVYQNKNEEYFNSIFLYFENQKLISFLNVVINYDVAEIDYIFASRVHRGKGVANFLLNIFLNVMIKQENYKKNKVLLEVGINNIGAITFYKKFDFKQIATRKNYYKNNEDAIIMEKSL from the coding sequence ATGAATAGTAAAAATAACCATTTAATTATTTACAAATGGAAAAATTCTTATCATAAAGTGACATTAGAGGATAACTTTTCTTTTCAAAACTTTAAAGATGAAATTATTACAAAAGATGAATTCAATTCTTTTATACCTTCTTCAAATTTAGCAGAAATAATGTTTAAATTAGCTGAAAATGATAGTTATATTTCTTCCTTAACTAATTTAAATAGTTTTGTTGAGAAAGTTTATCAAAATAAAAATGAAGAATATTTTAATTCAATTTTTCTTTATTTTGAAAATCAAAAATTAATTTCCTTTTTGAATGTTGTGATAAATTATGATGTAGCTGAAATTGACTATATTTTTGCGAGTAGAGTGCATAGAGGAAAAGGAGTCGCAAATTTTTTACTAAATATATTTTTAAATGTCATGATTAAACAAGAAAATTATAAAAAAAATAAAGTCTTACTAGAAGTCGGTATAAATAATATTGGAGCTATAACATTTTATAAAAAATTTGATTTTAAACAGATTGCGACAAGAAAAAATTATTATAAGAATAATGAAGATGCAATTATCATGGAGAAAAGTTTGTGA
- a CDS encoding glycosyltransferase family 9 protein: MKVGIFHTAFLGDLVLASLLIEGLYLEGHEVFLITKKLAAQFYQEDKRLKKIVIANKKSGFKKISSIFEIAKNISDLKLDILLVPHKSITTSLIVCLAKVKIKVGYNDTALSMIYSELKNFVKEKHECLRCLDIAPEGLISHKTNEKLLKLARPVLTETKNLLVFSQKNPNFFKDKKEFFIVSPGSVWATKKYPAKHFAKLIEEILSLNKSLFCILAGGKQDYIDVKNVLSNIGNKLLLDRVIETASYLPLQEFTNLVAKASFVIANDSSPVHIASGFNIPIVSIYGPTTWKFGFYPTSEKSIYINYKDSFGNLLPCHPCSPHGTKQCPKKHFKCMEELSPYILLQSVKKLVPQFF; the protein is encoded by the coding sequence GTGAAAGTAGGCATATTTCATACAGCTTTTTTGGGTGATTTAGTTCTTGCTAGTTTGTTAATAGAAGGTTTATATTTAGAGGGGCATGAAGTATTTTTAATAACAAAAAAATTAGCAGCACAATTTTATCAAGAGGATAAAAGATTAAAAAAAATTGTTATTGCTAATAAAAAAAGTGGATTTAAAAAAATAAGCTCTATTTTTGAAATTGCAAAAAATATTTCTGATTTAAAATTAGATATTTTGCTAGTTCCACATAAATCCATAACAACTTCTTTGATTGTGTGCTTAGCTAAGGTAAAAATTAAAGTTGGTTATAATGATACTGCATTGTCTATGATATATTCAGAGTTAAAAAATTTTGTGAAAGAAAAACATGAATGCTTGCGCTGTTTAGATATTGCACCAGAAGGTTTAATAAGCCATAAAACTAACGAAAAATTGCTTAAATTAGCCCGTCCTGTTTTAACTGAAACAAAAAACTTGTTGGTTTTTTCTCAAAAAAACCCAAACTTTTTTAAAGATAAAAAGGAATTTTTTATTGTCTCGCCAGGTTCAGTTTGGGCAACTAAAAAATATCCTGCAAAACATTTTGCTAAATTAATTGAAGAAATATTAAGTTTAAACAAAAGCTTATTTTGCATTTTAGCTGGTGGTAAGCAAGACTATATTGATGTAAAAAATGTATTAAGTAATATAGGAAATAAGTTATTACTAGATAGAGTGATAGAAACAGCTTCTTATTTACCCCTGCAAGAATTTACAAATTTAGTTGCTAAAGCATCATTTGTAATAGCCAATGATTCAAGTCCTGTGCATATTGCTTCTGGTTTTAATATTCCCATTGTAAGTATTTATGGACCTACAACTTGGAAATTTGGTTTTTATCCAACTTCAGAAAAAAGTATATATATAAACTATAAAGACTCATTTGGGAATTTGTTACCCTGCCACCCTTGCTCTCCACATGGAACAAAACAATGTCCAAAAAAACATTTTAAATGCATGGAAGAGCTTTCTCCGTATATTTTGCTACAATCAGTTAAAAAGTTGGTGCCACAGTTTTTCTGA
- a CDS encoding 3-oxoacyl-[acyl-carrier-protein] synthase III C-terminal domain-containing protein, with protein sequence MQFILSDFRILRPKYEVPQAEGLNWISLAHSYAKFIEGNINKSNSKTMDEIYKQVANICNRFACKPDKISNRGTSIQDYSHQDWENMQLFDFKKSFAGAGINERMQLFSAVVDEVFQMFYQDNMLAPKHIVHVSCTGYVSPSPAQKIVGQKNWGEKTKVTHAYHMGCYASLPALRIANGFLSTDIEKYTDLYSKKDPYLDRVDIVHTELCTLHFNPSIHDPSQFVIQSLFADGFITYSIFNSEHYLKTSNEKAFLFLIDHEEIIPKTEDAMSWEVSEFGFFMTLSGKVPNIISENIERFLNKMCAKIGLIFNEIKDSTLFAIHPGGSKIIHYIQEILQLPKESILYSENILFQYGNMSSATLPHIWQNILQDFPDQNKLVISLAFGPGLTVSGSIMRVV encoded by the coding sequence ATGCAATTCATATTATCTGATTTTCGCATTTTACGCCCTAAATATGAAGTTCCCCAAGCTGAAGGTTTGAATTGGATTTCTTTGGCGCATTCGTATGCTAAATTTATTGAAGGAAATATCAATAAATCAAATAGTAAAACGATGGATGAAATTTATAAGCAGGTTGCAAATATTTGTAATCGATTTGCCTGTAAGCCAGATAAGATTTCTAATAGAGGGACTTCAATTCAAGATTATTCCCATCAAGATTGGGAAAATATGCAATTATTTGATTTTAAGAAATCCTTTGCAGGAGCAGGTATAAATGAACGGATGCAATTATTTTCAGCTGTTGTAGATGAAGTTTTTCAAATGTTTTACCAAGATAATATGCTGGCACCTAAGCATATCGTGCATGTAAGTTGTACAGGCTATGTTTCCCCTTCGCCGGCGCAGAAAATTGTAGGACAAAAAAATTGGGGTGAAAAAACTAAAGTAACACACGCATATCATATGGGCTGTTATGCTTCCCTGCCTGCACTCCGCATTGCGAATGGATTTTTATCTACAGATATTGAAAAATATACTGATCTTTATTCTAAAAAAGATCCTTATTTAGATAGGGTAGATATTGTACATACTGAACTTTGTACCCTCCATTTTAATCCAAGTATTCATGATCCAAGTCAATTTGTTATTCAAAGTTTATTTGCTGATGGATTTATTACATATTCAATTTTTAATAGTGAACATTATTTAAAAACAAGCAATGAAAAAGCTTTTCTTTTTTTAATTGATCATGAAGAAATTATTCCAAAAACAGAAGATGCAATGTCTTGGGAAGTTTCTGAATTTGGATTTTTTATGACTTTATCTGGGAAAGTTCCAAATATTATATCAGAAAATATTGAAAGATTTTTAAATAAAATGTGTGCAAAGATTGGGCTCATTTTTAATGAAATAAAAGATTCGACTTTATTTGCTATCCATCCAGGAGGATCTAAAATTATTCATTATATTCAAGAAATATTGCAATTGCCAAAAGAATCTATTCTCTATAGTGAGAATATATTATTTCAATATGGAAACATGTCTTCGGCTACGTTACCGCATATTTGGCAAAATATATTACAAGATTTTCCTGATCAAAATAAGTTAGTTATTAGTTTAGCTTTTGGGCCTGGTTTAACGGTTTCAGGTTCTATAATGAGAGTAGTATGA
- the ubiG gene encoding bifunctional 2-polyprenyl-6-hydroxyphenol methylase/3-demethylubiquinol 3-O-methyltransferase UbiG — translation MEKYLINNEIYKDLNEQWYTGKNYVALLRSEAKLRNPWIKLQIKNNFLETKFCSILDVGCGGGLLANDLAEISDNVTGIDIFEESLITARKYNRQKNVNYLKGNALALPFANETFDVVCILDVLEHVDNYQLALKEAVRVVKKSGFIFFHTFNRNLFTKYFVIKAMEWFVKETPKNLHVHHLFIKPSELTFELKKLNCNLIEMKGLNPSFTFKNIVKLICKKEVDENFKFTFSKFLHAGYIGYCRKSGD, via the coding sequence ATGGAAAAATATCTTATAAATAATGAAATTTATAAAGACTTAAACGAACAATGGTATACAGGGAAAAATTATGTTGCATTACTAAGAAGTGAAGCAAAGCTAAGAAATCCTTGGATAAAATTACAAATAAAAAATAATTTTTTAGAGACTAAATTTTGTAGTATTTTGGATGTTGGTTGTGGTGGAGGGCTTTTAGCAAATGATTTAGCTGAGATAAGCGACAACGTAACTGGAATTGATATTTTTGAAGAGTCATTAATCACTGCAAGAAAGTATAATAGACAAAAAAATGTTAATTATTTGAAAGGTAATGCTCTTGCCCTGCCCTTTGCAAATGAAACGTTTGATGTTGTTTGTATTTTAGATGTGCTTGAACACGTTGATAATTATCAACTTGCTCTCAAAGAAGCTGTTAGGGTAGTGAAAAAGAGTGGGTTTATCTTTTTTCATACATTTAACAGAAATTTATTTACAAAATACTTTGTCATTAAAGCTATGGAATGGTTTGTCAAAGAAACACCTAAAAATTTACATGTTCATCATTTATTTATTAAACCTAGTGAGTTAACGTTCGAATTGAAAAAATTAAATTGTAATTTAATAGAAATGAAAGGTTTAAATCCCTCCTTTACTTTTAAAAATATCGTAAAATTAATTTGCAAAAAAGAAGTGGATGAAAATTTTAAATTTACATTTTCTAAATTTCTCCATGCAGGATATATAGGATATTGCAGAAAATCTGGAGACTAA
- a CDS encoding HAMP domain-containing methyl-accepting chemotaxis protein, translated as MRKKSLAFKIITSVSMLIFLILFACLYCMFMIKKTQEYASETGLSWMPSIAAFSDLNVTIGNLSRRVVLVIADSIAGQRDKYVANIEDINKFKAAIDKSFVDYKPLISPGEEKLYEDTLATYKEYLTSLNQELDLVKERRGLEALNHYYKVGRPALFNFLETLGKEEKFNIKGGKDSTMKGENLTSITIITMSVVLVVSVLISIAIIISIVKLSKDIQKSLVSLKNQGNGTMEIANTLMNNSKVLTESVSAQAASVHQTTAAINQITSMVNKTSENAQQSAEVAKEASKKAEDNMSTMKKLMTSMDTIQESNNQLQNIAQIINQIHAKTSVINDIVSKTELLSLNASIESARAGEYGKGFAVVAEEVGNLAKVSGKSAKEIQDLIVKSQEEVNKILSVTTGRISDGKQVTTEVQESFVKISEDIINMVTAIEQISSATKEQEIGVRQITTAMTEIDRTTQRNQTSATETSNTANKMVEQGEMLLQTTKEIQGYIMGQA; from the coding sequence ATGCGAAAAAAAAGTTTGGCTTTTAAAATTATTACGTCTGTTTCAATGCTCATTTTTTTAATTTTATTTGCTTGTTTGTATTGTATGTTTATGATCAAAAAAACCCAAGAATATGCAAGTGAAACAGGCTTAAGTTGGATGCCAAGTATTGCTGCTTTTTCTGATTTAAATGTCACCATTGGTAATTTATCAAGACGGGTTGTCCTTGTTATTGCAGATAGTATAGCTGGCCAAAGAGACAAGTATGTAGCAAATATAGAAGATATTAATAAATTTAAAGCTGCCATTGATAAATCATTTGTTGACTATAAGCCCCTTATATCACCAGGGGAGGAAAAGCTATATGAAGATACTTTGGCTACTTATAAAGAATATTTAACTTCTTTAAATCAAGAGTTAGATTTAGTAAAAGAAAGAAGGGGGCTTGAAGCATTAAATCATTACTATAAAGTAGGCAGACCAGCCTTATTTAACTTTTTAGAAACCCTTGGCAAAGAAGAAAAATTTAATATAAAAGGTGGAAAAGACTCCACAATGAAAGGTGAAAACTTAACAAGTATTACTATTATTACTATGTCAGTTGTTTTAGTTGTATCTGTATTAATTTCAATTGCAATTATAATTTCAATTGTTAAGTTATCTAAGGATATTCAAAAGTCTTTAGTGAGTTTAAAAAATCAAGGAAATGGTACCATGGAAATAGCAAATACCTTGATGAATAATTCAAAAGTGTTAACAGAATCTGTTTCTGCCCAAGCGGCTTCTGTCCATCAAACAACAGCAGCAATCAACCAGATTACCAGCATGGTAAATAAAACCTCCGAAAATGCACAACAATCAGCAGAAGTAGCTAAAGAAGCATCTAAAAAAGCAGAAGATAATATGTCCACTATGAAAAAACTTATGACTAGTATGGACACAATTCAGGAATCAAATAATCAATTGCAAAATATCGCCCAAATTATCAATCAAATTCATGCAAAAACTTCTGTTATCAATGATATTGTTTCAAAAACAGAATTACTATCATTAAATGCTTCTATTGAATCAGCCCGAGCAGGTGAATATGGAAAAGGTTTTGCTGTGGTGGCAGAAGAAGTTGGAAATTTAGCAAAAGTAAGTGGAAAATCCGCGAAAGAAATACAAGATTTGATTGTAAAAAGTCAGGAAGAAGTAAATAAAATACTAAGTGTTACTACAGGTAGAATTTCAGACGGCAAACAAGTTACTACAGAAGTACAAGAATCTTTCGTAAAAATTTCTGAAGATATTATAAACATGGTCACTGCCATTGAACAAATTTCTTCTGCTACAAAGGAACAAGAAATTGGTGTAAGACAAATTACAACAGCAATGACTGAGATAGATAGAACGACGCAAAGAAATCAAACTTCTGCAACAGAAACATCTAATACTGCAAATAAAATGGTTGAACAAGGGGAAATGCTTTTACAAACTACAAAAGAAATTCAAGGCTATATTATGGGTCAAGCTTAG